One Halorientalis litorea DNA segment encodes these proteins:
- a CDS encoding LEA type 2 family protein: MVSRRVALAGGVVGAVLLLAVVGGAVAVSTFEQPTVESTEYRWGTVNETGTEIQTVVTVDNPNPLGIPGVVDVAYTARLNDVAVAAGEKTGVGFAPGTSGITVNATMDNSAIVDWWVTHVNNGETSSLSIDATVAGPGFERGVPTEGQTIETDALAGMNGERNEEVTAEGRTVLVVERASAAWGEATAETTPIQTATVVQNEAPTPLDIRDVRYIVTLNDVTLANRTSADTYTVAPESRETLDLRMDLDSTKMDEWWVTHVRDDERSELNVTVRATVDSRAGTERVTLDSLSEDSTIETNIATAE, from the coding sequence ATGGTTTCACGACGGGTCGCGCTGGCAGGCGGTGTCGTCGGTGCAGTTCTCCTGCTTGCGGTAGTCGGCGGCGCGGTGGCTGTCAGTACGTTCGAGCAACCCACAGTCGAATCGACGGAGTACCGCTGGGGGACGGTGAACGAGACGGGGACCGAGATTCAGACAGTCGTCACCGTCGACAACCCCAATCCGCTCGGGATTCCCGGCGTCGTCGACGTGGCGTACACGGCACGGCTCAACGACGTGGCCGTCGCCGCCGGGGAGAAGACTGGCGTCGGGTTCGCGCCGGGCACGAGTGGCATCACGGTGAACGCGACGATGGACAACAGTGCCATCGTGGACTGGTGGGTGACCCACGTCAACAACGGGGAAACGTCGTCGCTGTCCATCGACGCGACGGTCGCCGGACCCGGTTTCGAGCGGGGCGTCCCGACCGAAGGACAGACTATCGAGACGGACGCCCTCGCCGGGATGAACGGTGAGCGAAACGAGGAAGTCACGGCCGAGGGCCGGACCGTGCTGGTCGTCGAGCGTGCGAGCGCGGCGTGGGGCGAGGCGACGGCCGAGACGACGCCCATCCAGACGGCCACCGTGGTGCAGAACGAGGCCCCCACGCCGCTGGACATCAGAGACGTGCGCTACATCGTCACGCTGAACGACGTGACGCTGGCGAACCGGACGAGTGCCGACACCTACACCGTCGCCCCCGAGTCTCGGGAGACGCTCGACTTGCGGATGGACCTCGACAGCACGAAGATGGACGAGTGGTGGGTCACGCACGTCCGGGACGACGAGCGGTCGGAGTTGAACGTGACCGTCCGCGCGACAGTCGACTCGCGTGCCGGGACCGAACGCGTGACGCTGGACTCGCTGAGTGAGGACTCGACCATCGAGACGAACATCGCGACGGCGGAGTGA
- a CDS encoding ZIP family metal transporter, with protein sequence MVAVVDLFRGLVGTDPVVGALVAGVFIALLNLLGASLVLVWRNPSERALDGALGFAAGVMLAAAFTSLIIPGIEQYSGGNPVPTLVGVALGALFLDRADGIVPHAHYLLTGQRRTDAANPGEEVPGIDNEKLAPVVLFILAITLHNMPEGLAVGVGFGAAGGDPSALGDAIALMLAIGIQNIPEGLAVSVAAVNAGLDRRFYAAVAGARAGAVEIPLAVAGALAVQLVRPLLPYAMGFAAGAMLFVISDEIIPETHTGGHERVATLGVMAGTIVMLYLDVSLG encoded by the coding sequence ATGGTCGCAGTCGTGGACCTCTTCCGGGGTCTCGTCGGGACCGACCCCGTGGTGGGCGCGCTCGTCGCGGGCGTGTTCATCGCGCTGTTGAACCTACTCGGGGCGAGTCTCGTCCTCGTCTGGCGAAACCCCAGCGAGCGGGCACTCGACGGAGCCTTGGGCTTTGCGGCGGGCGTGATGCTCGCGGCGGCGTTCACCAGCCTCATCATCCCCGGCATCGAGCAGTACTCGGGCGGGAACCCAGTCCCGACGCTCGTCGGGGTGGCACTCGGCGCGCTCTTCCTCGACCGGGCCGACGGCATCGTCCCCCACGCCCACTATCTGCTGACCGGCCAGCGACGGACCGACGCGGCGAACCCGGGCGAGGAGGTGCCCGGCATCGACAACGAGAAACTCGCGCCGGTCGTCCTGTTCATCCTCGCTATCACGCTCCACAACATGCCCGAGGGACTGGCGGTGGGCGTCGGGTTCGGCGCGGCCGGCGGCGACCCATCGGCACTCGGCGACGCCATCGCCCTGATGCTCGCCATCGGTATCCAGAACATCCCCGAGGGACTCGCCGTGTCGGTGGCGGCGGTCAACGCCGGACTCGACCGCCGGTTCTACGCCGCCGTCGCCGGGGCGCGGGCCGGTGCCGTCGAGATACCGCTCGCGGTGGCTGGTGCCCTCGCGGTCCAACTGGTCCGCCCACTGCTCCCGTACGCGATGGGCTTTGCCGCGGGTGCGATGCTGTTCGTCATCTCCGACGAGATAATCCCGGAGACACACACCGGTGGCCACGAACGCGTCGCCACGCTGGGCGTGATGGCCGGGACCATCGTCATGCTGTACCTCGACGTGAGCCTCGGTTAG
- a CDS encoding uracil-DNA glycosylase, with translation MPSHPDPDERNRLAPDCRRCPALVESRECISWGNGPLDATLVVVGEAPGHGHPDAERWQGGNWTGMAYTSRHSGRRIRELLAEAGYGDGACYFTNAVKCFPADPEDPTTNREPTAEERANCRPYLREEIATVAPRAVVPTGKYATQSVLSLEGIDTDSFLDAVLEPMDCPTLGTTAVPLLHPSYQEVWLSRLGYDRGEYVAALGERLADCG, from the coding sequence ATGCCGTCCCATCCCGACCCGGACGAGCGGAACCGACTCGCGCCGGACTGCCGGCGGTGTCCCGCACTAGTCGAGAGCCGGGAGTGCATCTCGTGGGGCAACGGGCCCCTCGACGCCACTCTCGTCGTCGTCGGCGAGGCACCGGGCCACGGCCACCCCGACGCCGAGCGGTGGCAGGGCGGGAACTGGACCGGGATGGCCTACACCTCGCGCCACTCCGGGCGGCGGATTCGGGAGTTGCTCGCCGAGGCCGGCTACGGCGACGGAGCCTGCTACTTCACGAACGCGGTCAAGTGCTTCCCGGCCGACCCCGAGGACCCGACCACGAACCGCGAACCGACCGCCGAGGAGCGGGCGAACTGCCGCCCGTACCTCCGCGAGGAGATAGCGACTGTCGCGCCGCGGGCGGTCGTTCCGACCGGAAAATACGCGACGCAGTCGGTTCTTTCTCTCGAAGGTATCGACACCGACAGCTTCCTCGATGCGGTCTTGGAGCCGATGGACTGTCCGACGCTCGGGACGACGGCGGTGCCGCTGTTGCACCCCTCGTATCAAGAGGTGTGGCTGTCGCGGTTGGGGTACGACCGCGGGGAGTACGTCGCGGCTCTCGGGGAGAGGCTGGCGGACTGTGGGTAG
- a CDS encoding DUF4177 domain-containing protein, translating to MGFFDRGDDGNTDTTGTDDGPTFGETWTVSPDSDGQQWEYRVVETNAVRGAVKTDGRYGSVDEVLNEFGKEGWELVETVEGLRLDGGGSTEGTAELLFKRPATYEQRHQDSTQ from the coding sequence ATGGGATTCTTCGACCGCGGGGACGACGGCAACACGGACACGACGGGGACCGACGACGGACCGACGTTCGGCGAGACGTGGACGGTGTCGCCCGACAGCGACGGCCAGCAGTGGGAGTACCGGGTCGTCGAGACGAACGCGGTGCGGGGTGCGGTCAAGACCGACGGCCGGTACGGGTCCGTCGACGAGGTACTGAACGAGTTCGGCAAAGAGGGGTGGGAGTTGGTCGAGACTGTCGAGGGCCTCCGGTTGGACGGTGGCGGGTCCACGGAGGGGACGGCCGAACTCCTGTTCAAACGCCCGGCGACGTACGAACAGCGGCACCAAGACAGCACCCAGTAG
- the ileS gene encoding isoleucine--tRNA ligase: MSRFEPVDDQYDPHDVEDGVFDYWDAVDAYEQTVDHRADGETYFFVDGPPYTSGAAHMGTTWNKTVKDAYIRYLRMQGYDVTDRPGYDMHGLPIETKVEERLGFENKKDIEEFGEQQFIEECKDFAEEQLAGLQEDFKSFGVWMDWDDPYKTVEPEYMEAAWWGFAQADDRGLVEQGKRSINQCPRCETAIANNEVEYHQVGKPSIYVKFPLAEREGSLVIWTTTPWTIVANTFVAVDAELEYVAVDAEKRADSSANRSGESVEDGETERLYVAADCIEDVLKAGRYEDYEEVERLDGEEMVGWEYDHPLAEQVPDHAQADDSLQVYTADYVEADRTGLVHSAPGHGEEDFARGQELGLEVFCPVGNDGVYTEAAGDYAGTFVRDANDEVIADLDSAGHLLASEEGHSVREGQCWRCDTDIVRLVTDQWFITVTDIKDELLDNIEDSEWYPQEARDNRFRDFVEDSPDWNVSRQRYWGIPIPIWTPEDWSGDMDEAIVVGTREELAELADQDIDPETVDLHKGTVDEVTVTRDGTTYTRVPDVFDVWLDSSVATWGTLDYPETEDAFEELWPADLIIEAHDQTRGWFWSQLGMGTAALGEVPYEQVVMHGHALDEDGRKMSKSLGNIVEPGEAIDRHGRDPMRLFLLSFTAQADDMKFSWDEMAEMQRRLNILWNVFRFPLPYMRMDGFDPEAVDLQDAETELVDEWVLSRLQDVEKRMTEHMENFEQDKALDELLGFVVEDVSRFYVQVVRERVWEEGDTDSKTAAYATLYRILEETVTLLAPFAPFAAEEIYGTLTGDAGYETVHMCDWPEADDFWHDPQLEAAVEVARAVEEAGSNARQQAERSLRWPVQRVVVAVDDEDTAAAVRSQRDLLEDRLNARDIELVGPGDRWGELRYSAEADMSVLGPEFGDDAGRVMNALNEASVADPTLDALEAAVAERLGEDVALTEEMVEFVTETPDGVTGVSFDLDGETGGVVYVDASLTEDIESEGYAREVIRRVQEMRKDLDLDLDATIRVEYTVDDDRVADLVADHEALIAEEVRAEEFGAVEDGHRREWEVDDLTMDIAIEPSSAPEASD; encoded by the coding sequence ATGAGCAGGTTCGAACCGGTCGACGACCAGTACGACCCTCACGACGTGGAGGACGGGGTGTTCGACTACTGGGACGCTGTCGATGCCTACGAGCAGACGGTCGATCACCGGGCGGACGGGGAGACGTACTTCTTCGTGGACGGCCCGCCGTACACCTCCGGGGCGGCCCACATGGGGACGACGTGGAACAAGACGGTCAAGGACGCCTACATCCGCTATCTCCGCATGCAGGGCTACGACGTGACCGACCGCCCGGGCTACGACATGCACGGGTTGCCCATCGAGACGAAGGTGGAGGAACGACTGGGCTTCGAGAACAAGAAGGACATCGAGGAGTTCGGCGAACAGCAGTTCATCGAAGAGTGCAAGGACTTCGCCGAGGAGCAACTAGCGGGCCTGCAGGAGGACTTCAAGTCCTTCGGCGTCTGGATGGACTGGGACGACCCCTACAAGACGGTCGAACCCGAGTACATGGAGGCCGCGTGGTGGGGCTTCGCGCAGGCCGACGACCGCGGACTGGTCGAGCAGGGCAAACGCTCCATCAACCAGTGCCCCCGGTGTGAGACGGCCATCGCCAACAACGAAGTCGAGTATCATCAGGTCGGCAAGCCCTCTATCTACGTGAAGTTCCCGCTCGCAGAGCGGGAGGGGAGTCTGGTCATCTGGACGACGACGCCGTGGACCATCGTCGCCAACACGTTCGTCGCCGTCGACGCCGAGTTGGAGTACGTCGCCGTCGACGCCGAGAAACGCGCGGACTCGTCCGCGAACCGGAGCGGCGAATCCGTCGAGGACGGCGAGACGGAGCGATTGTACGTCGCCGCCGACTGCATCGAGGACGTGTTGAAGGCCGGCCGCTACGAGGACTACGAGGAAGTCGAGCGACTTGACGGCGAGGAGATGGTCGGCTGGGAGTACGACCACCCGCTCGCCGAACAGGTCCCCGACCACGCACAGGCCGACGACAGTCTGCAAGTCTACACCGCAGACTACGTGGAGGCGGACCGCACCGGACTGGTCCACTCCGCGCCGGGCCACGGTGAGGAGGACTTCGCACGCGGGCAGGAACTCGGACTGGAGGTGTTCTGTCCGGTCGGGAACGATGGCGTCTACACCGAGGCGGCCGGCGACTACGCCGGCACGTTCGTCCGGGACGCGAACGACGAGGTCATCGCCGACCTCGATTCGGCGGGTCACCTGCTCGCCAGCGAGGAGGGCCACTCGGTCCGTGAGGGGCAGTGTTGGCGGTGTGACACCGACATCGTGCGCCTCGTGACCGACCAGTGGTTCATCACGGTCACCGACATCAAGGACGAACTGCTCGACAACATCGAGGACAGCGAGTGGTACCCACAGGAGGCACGCGACAACCGCTTCCGGGACTTCGTCGAGGATTCACCGGACTGGAACGTCTCGCGCCAGCGGTACTGGGGGATTCCAATCCCGATTTGGACGCCCGAGGACTGGAGCGGGGACATGGACGAGGCCATCGTCGTCGGCACGCGCGAGGAACTGGCGGAACTGGCCGACCAGGACATCGACCCCGAGACGGTGGACCTGCACAAGGGGACGGTAGACGAGGTGACCGTCACCCGGGACGGCACCACCTACACGCGCGTGCCCGACGTGTTCGACGTGTGGCTCGACTCCTCGGTGGCGACGTGGGGCACCCTCGACTACCCCGAGACCGAGGACGCCTTCGAGGAACTGTGGCCCGCCGACCTCATCATCGAGGCCCACGACCAGACACGCGGGTGGTTCTGGTCGCAACTCGGCATGGGCACCGCCGCGCTGGGCGAGGTGCCCTACGAGCAAGTCGTGATGCACGGCCACGCGCTGGACGAGGACGGCCGGAAGATGTCGAAGTCGCTGGGTAACATCGTCGAACCCGGCGAGGCAATCGACCGGCACGGCCGGGACCCGATGCGGCTGTTCCTGCTCTCGTTCACCGCACAGGCGGACGACATGAAGTTCTCGTGGGACGAGATGGCCGAGATGCAACGCCGGCTGAACATCCTCTGGAACGTGTTCCGGTTCCCCCTGCCGTACATGCGGATGGACGGCTTCGACCCCGAGGCCGTCGACCTGCAGGACGCCGAGACCGAACTGGTCGACGAGTGGGTGCTCTCCCGGCTCCAAGACGTGGAAAAGCGGATGACCGAGCACATGGAGAACTTCGAGCAGGACAAGGCACTGGACGAACTGCTCGGGTTCGTCGTGGAGGACGTGTCCCGCTTCTACGTGCAGGTGGTCCGCGAGCGCGTGTGGGAGGAGGGCGACACCGACTCGAAGACCGCCGCCTACGCCACGCTCTACCGCATCCTCGAAGAGACGGTTACGCTTCTGGCACCCTTCGCACCCTTCGCCGCCGAGGAAATCTACGGGACGCTCACCGGCGACGCGGGGTACGAGACGGTCCACATGTGTGACTGGCCCGAGGCCGACGACTTTTGGCACGACCCGCAACTGGAGGCGGCGGTCGAAGTCGCCCGTGCCGTCGAGGAAGCGGGCTCGAACGCCCGCCAGCAGGCCGAACGGAGCCTCCGCTGGCCGGTCCAGCGCGTCGTGGTCGCCGTCGACGACGAGGACACCGCCGCCGCCGTCCGGAGCCAGCGTGACCTGCTCGAAGACCGGCTGAACGCTCGCGACATCGAACTCGTCGGTCCCGGCGACCGCTGGGGTGAACTCCGGTACTCGGCCGAGGCCGACATGAGCGTCCTCGGCCCCGAGTTCGGCGACGACGCCGGGCGCGTGATGAACGCGCTGAACGAGGCGAGCGTCGCCGACCCGACCCTCGACGCCCTCGAAGCCGCCGTCGCCGAACGGCTGGGCGAGGACGTGGCCCTGACCGAGGAGATGGTCGAGTTCGTCACCGAGACGCCCGACGGCGTGACCGGCGTTTCGTTCGACCTCGACGGCGAGACGGGCGGCGTCGTCTACGTCGACGCCTCGCTCACCGAGGACATCGAGAGCGAGGGGTACGCCCGCGAGGTCATCCGCCGCGTCCAGGAGATGCGCAAGGACCTCGACTTGGACCTCGACGCCACCATCCGCGTCGAGTACACCGTGGACGACGACCGGGTGGCTGACCTCGTGGCCGACCACGAGGCTCTCATCGCCGAGGAGGTTCGGGCCGAGGAGTTCGGTGCCGTCGAGGACGGACACCGCCGCGAGTGGGAGGTCGACGACCTGACGATGGACATCGCCATCGAACCGTCGAGCGCGCCCGAAGCGTCTGACTGA
- a CDS encoding ribose-phosphate diphosphokinase — MIVSGSASQSLAATLADETGRALAPVEFERFPDGEQMVRVPDLDTDRAVVVASTVSSDAHVELLQLQDAVRESGVDEVVTVLPYMGYARQDEAFGAGEPVSARAMARAISTGTDRVLTVEPHEAAVCDFFDVPAEAVPAAGQLAEPLPEDLTEPVFVSPDEGAIGIADRIRDAYGRGETDYFEKTRLSGSEVELEPREVDVDGRDVVVADDIVATGSTMSEAVGVLAEQGAARTYVTCVHPLLAANAHTKLARAGVEAIYGTDTIERPTSAVSVAAALAEAL, encoded by the coding sequence ATGATAGTCAGCGGGTCGGCGTCGCAGTCGCTCGCGGCGACCCTCGCCGACGAGACAGGGCGAGCACTGGCCCCCGTCGAGTTCGAGCGGTTTCCCGACGGCGAGCAGATGGTCCGGGTCCCGGACCTCGACACCGACCGCGCCGTCGTCGTCGCCTCGACCGTCTCCAGCGACGCACACGTCGAACTGCTCCAGCTGCAGGACGCCGTGCGCGAGTCCGGCGTCGACGAGGTGGTAACTGTCCTCCCGTACATGGGCTACGCCCGGCAGGACGAGGCGTTCGGGGCGGGCGAACCCGTCTCCGCGCGGGCGATGGCCCGCGCAATCAGCACCGGGACCGACCGCGTGTTGACCGTCGAACCACACGAGGCGGCCGTCTGTGACTTCTTCGACGTTCCGGCCGAGGCAGTCCCAGCCGCGGGGCAGTTGGCCGAGCCGCTCCCCGAAGACCTGACCGAACCCGTCTTCGTCTCCCCCGACGAGGGGGCAATCGGCATCGCGGACCGCATCCGGGACGCCTACGGCCGCGGCGAGACCGATTACTTCGAGAAGACCCGGCTCTCCGGGTCGGAGGTCGAACTCGAACCCCGCGAGGTCGACGTGGACGGCCGGGACGTGGTCGTCGCCGACGACATCGTGGCCACGGGGTCGACGATGTCCGAGGCCGTCGGCGTCCTCGCCGAGCAGGGGGCCGCCCGGACGTACGTCACCTGCGTCCACCCCCTGCTCGCGGCCAACGCCCACACGAAACTGGCCCGGGCCGGTGTCGAAGCCATCTACGGCACCGACACCATCGAGCGACCGACGAGTGCCGTGAGCGTCGCGGCCGCCCTCGCCGAGGCACTCTGA
- a CDS encoding HVO_0234 family beta-propeller protein: MSTLDEKRVYGEKAGRTELYVAAEMGVAVVSVSDDIVGEFTLDHRCTARDVAAGPDRLAVATDEDVLVSAEGGYTGTAFGPAVAVGFDGDRLLAAGPDGRVAARTGEAWTDLGTVTDVRAIDGRLVAGKGGVYRADDDLTHVGLSDVRDVTGASQPLAATGDGLYYLGPGWAAALDGAFSVVASGSAEGDPAHAATADALYERDGETWVERSLPVDGRVTDVTHGAGTYAVTAEGVVLVDAGDGFRDRALGLRDVRAVEIAPRAGGS, from the coding sequence ATGAGCACCCTCGACGAGAAGCGCGTCTACGGCGAGAAGGCGGGCCGGACGGAACTGTACGTCGCCGCGGAGATGGGCGTGGCCGTCGTGAGCGTCTCCGACGACATCGTGGGCGAGTTCACGCTCGACCACCGCTGTACCGCCCGCGACGTGGCGGCCGGACCGGACCGCCTCGCCGTCGCCACGGACGAGGACGTACTGGTGAGTGCCGAGGGCGGGTACACCGGGACGGCCTTCGGCCCGGCGGTGGCCGTGGGCTTCGACGGGGACCGCCTGCTCGCGGCGGGACCGGACGGCCGCGTCGCCGCCCGCACGGGCGAGGCGTGGACCGACCTCGGGACCGTCACGGACGTGCGGGCTATCGACGGCCGCCTCGTGGCGGGCAAGGGCGGCGTCTACCGCGCGGACGACGACCTCACGCACGTCGGCCTCTCGGACGTACGGGACGTGACTGGCGCGAGCCAACCGCTGGCGGCGACCGGTGACGGTCTCTACTACCTCGGCCCCGGGTGGGCCGCGGCACTCGATGGAGCCTTCAGCGTGGTCGCCAGCGGGTCGGCCGAGGGGGACCCGGCCCACGCCGCGACGGCCGACGCGCTCTACGAACGGGACGGCGAGACGTGGGTCGAGCGGTCGCTTCCGGTCGACGGGCGCGTCACCGACGTGACACACGGCGCGGGGACCTACGCCGTGACCGCCGAGGGCGTCGTCTTGGTCGACGCCGGCGACGGGTTCCGGGACCGGGCACTCGGCCTGCGGGACGTGCGGGCCGTCGAAATCGCGCCCCGAGCGGGCGGTTCGTAA
- a CDS encoding DUF4349 domain-containing protein, producing MATDHPWRRVALALVLVALVALAGCNAQLGSSQGGGGDSGGAPDVGAGGGGGVGSYYGDDGERIVVREADMSLRVENFSRSFRSLRAVADRYGGYLGDRRQRSEGEWDTGMVTVRVPAENFSAARDAVADLGRVEDESVRALDFTGQYRDRQERIRQLERDQRELERVLNRTENASAAADLRDELQEVRNELRELRSQQSQLRQRQALSTIRVDMHEPESRRPPQTFETAFGFADAFASAFNGGLTAVKYVIVFFGYAIPVGFAALLFGTFGFGLWSIWLRLRDRLQTLFGPSDRPPAPTSDATGEDDGGGDGDDED from the coding sequence ATGGCAACCGACCACCCGTGGCGTCGTGTCGCTCTCGCCCTCGTACTCGTCGCGCTCGTGGCACTCGCCGGGTGCAACGCACAACTCGGCAGTTCACAGGGCGGCGGCGGAGACTCCGGCGGGGCCCCCGACGTCGGTGCCGGCGGCGGTGGCGGCGTCGGCAGTTACTACGGCGACGACGGCGAGCGAATCGTCGTCCGCGAGGCGGACATGTCGCTCCGCGTCGAGAACTTCTCGCGGTCGTTCCGGTCGCTCCGTGCCGTCGCCGACCGGTACGGCGGCTACCTCGGTGACCGCCGCCAGCGAAGCGAGGGCGAGTGGGACACCGGGATGGTGACCGTCCGGGTGCCCGCGGAGAACTTCTCGGCGGCGCGGGACGCCGTCGCCGACCTCGGCCGGGTCGAGGACGAGAGCGTCCGCGCGCTCGATTTCACTGGCCAGTACCGCGACAGACAGGAGCGGATTCGACAGCTAGAGCGCGACCAGCGGGAACTGGAGCGCGTCCTCAACCGCACCGAGAACGCCTCGGCGGCCGCGGACCTCCGCGACGAACTGCAGGAGGTCCGGAACGAGTTGCGCGAGTTGCGGAGCCAGCAGTCCCAACTCCGCCAGCGGCAGGCTCTCAGCACCATCCGGGTCGACATGCACGAACCCGAGAGCCGGAGGCCGCCCCAGACCTTCGAGACGGCCTTCGGCTTCGCCGACGCCTTCGCCAGCGCGTTCAACGGCGGGCTGACGGCCGTGAAGTACGTCATCGTCTTCTTCGGCTACGCCATCCCCGTCGGGTTCGCCGCGCTCCTGTTCGGCACCTTCGGCTTCGGCCTCTGGAGCATCTGGCTCCGTCTCCGTGACCGGTTGCAGACACTGTTCGGACCGAGTGACCGCCCGCCCGCGCCGACTTCCGACGCGACGGGCGAGGACGACGGTGGGGGTGACGGCGACGACGAGGACTAG
- the hemL gene encoding glutamate-1-semialdehyde 2,1-aminomutase, which produces MTDEQSRDLYDRALSVLPGGVNSAVRAAIEPYPPFIERGDGGHVIDADGDRYIDWVMGLGPLLYGHDQPDPVQAAVQSHASEGPMYGMPTEIEVEHAEFVARHVPSVEMLRFVNSGTEATVSACRLARAHTGRDKIVVMQGGYHGAQESTLVEGEYDDTSPSSPGIPDSFAEHTLAVPFNDREAAHRVFEDHGEDIAAVMVEPILANYGIVRPVDGYHETLRDLTEDHGALLIFDEVITGFRVGGLQCAQGKFGIDPDLTTFGKLIGGGFPVGAIGGSAEIIEEFTPSGEVFQAGTFSGHPVTMAAGLESLRYAAENDVYDHIHGLGERLRTGLQDIVADHAPEYTVTGTDGMFKLVFSRHGPESYDAHCAGGCAQRESCSRFDTCPKTAADVARGETDRWRRVFWPKMREQGVFLSQNQYESQFVTYAHTEDDVDETLEAYKNAL; this is translated from the coding sequence ATGACCGACGAGCAGTCGCGGGATTTGTACGACCGGGCACTGTCCGTGCTCCCCGGCGGCGTCAACTCGGCGGTGCGGGCCGCCATCGAACCGTACCCGCCGTTCATCGAGCGTGGCGACGGCGGCCACGTGATAGACGCCGACGGCGACCGCTACATCGACTGGGTGATGGGCTTGGGGCCGCTCCTGTACGGCCACGACCAACCCGACCCCGTGCAGGCGGCCGTCCAGTCCCACGCCAGCGAAGGCCCGATGTACGGGATGCCGACCGAAATCGAAGTCGAACACGCCGAGTTCGTCGCCCGCCACGTCCCCAGCGTCGAGATGCTCCGATTCGTCAACAGCGGGACGGAGGCGACGGTGTCGGCCTGCCGTCTCGCCCGCGCGCACACGGGCCGTGACAAGATTGTCGTGATGCAGGGGGGCTACCACGGTGCCCAAGAGTCGACGCTCGTGGAGGGCGAGTACGACGACACCAGCCCCTCCAGTCCGGGCATCCCCGACTCCTTCGCCGAGCACACGCTCGCGGTGCCGTTCAACGACCGGGAGGCCGCCCACCGTGTCTTCGAGGACCACGGCGAGGACATCGCGGCCGTCATGGTCGAACCCATCCTCGCGAACTACGGCATCGTCCGGCCCGTCGACGGCTACCACGAGACGCTTCGGGACCTGACCGAGGACCACGGCGCGCTCCTGATTTTCGACGAGGTCATCACTGGCTTCCGCGTCGGCGGCCTCCAGTGTGCCCAAGGGAAGTTCGGCATCGACCCCGACCTGACCACCTTCGGCAAACTCATCGGCGGCGGCTTCCCCGTCGGTGCCATCGGTGGCTCCGCCGAAATCATCGAGGAGTTCACGCCCTCGGGCGAGGTGTTCCAAGCCGGGACGTTCTCGGGCCACCCGGTCACGATGGCCGCAGGCCTCGAATCGCTCCGCTACGCCGCCGAGAACGACGTGTACGACCACATCCACGGCCTCGGCGAGCGGTTGCGGACGGGCCTGCAGGACATCGTGGCCGACCACGCCCCGGAGTACACCGTCACCGGCACCGACGGGATGTTCAAACTCGTCTTCAGCCGCCACGGTCCCGAGAGTTACGACGCCCACTGTGCGGGCGGGTGTGCCCAGCGCGAGTCCTGCTCGCGGTTCGATACGTGTCCGAAGACGGCCGCGGACGTGGCACGCGGCGAGACGGACCGCTGGCGGCGCGTCTTCTGGCCGAAGATGCGCGAGCAGGGCGTGTTCCTCTCGCAGAACCAGTACGAGTCCCAGTTCGTCACCTATGCCCACACCGAAGACGACGTGGACGAGACGCTGGAAGCGTACAAGAACGCGCTCTAG